From Chloroflexota bacterium, the proteins below share one genomic window:
- a CDS encoding DUF1957 domain-containing protein, producing the protein MAEEIGAFVLVLHSHLPYVRRAGRWPHGEEMVHEAMAETYIPLLNALYDLVEEGEQPRLTIGLTPILLEQIADPDVCDHFDVYLDERMALVEADIQRFSRPVLEEWREAHDAALARRQAALERRRQELLEDAAERGLDEDAEEVQKALAELERDPSLPPPPIPVDEKAAEQVQKQRDHLLYLAKWYRDWYQGIQDSFRKRYGRDLAGAFRRLQEMGVIDVLTSMATHCYTPLLERDSSIYAQLHTGVETTHRHMGQFSKGIWLPECGYRPAYIKEEGGRSYVKPGIEEFLADFNIGYFFTDTHVIEGGAVVGKAAGDAIGPYGAIPKRKLVTREYERPRARAGTTFRPYYVHGTDVAVFGRDERTGLQVWSASHGYPGDFLYREFHRKDDVSGIQYWRITGARVDLGQKELYDPYPAFQQVNLHADHFVNLVRDRLAEYHDRTGEYGVIVSAYDAELFGHWWFEGVAWLKEVLRRLARDPQVELTTARAYLEAHPPEEVLEIPESSWGNGGGHWTWLNPDTEWMWPLIHAAERMMEEMVARYPDAEGEIAEVLNQAGRELLLLESSDWPFLITTGQAREYAINRFQGHLARFNHLISMARRGSLTDEDRLFLRQTEELDNPFSTLDYRVFREREQIDRTP; encoded by the coding sequence ATGGCGGAAGAGATCGGGGCCTTCGTCCTCGTACTGCACAGCCATCTACCATACGTCCGTCGGGCAGGGCGCTGGCCGCACGGCGAGGAGATGGTGCATGAGGCCATGGCGGAGACGTACATCCCGCTTCTGAACGCGCTATACGATCTGGTGGAGGAAGGCGAGCAGCCCCGACTCACCATCGGGCTCACACCGATCCTCCTGGAGCAGATCGCCGATCCAGACGTGTGCGACCACTTCGATGTCTACCTGGACGAACGGATGGCCCTGGTGGAGGCGGACATCCAGCGGTTCAGCCGCCCCGTTCTGGAGGAGTGGCGGGAGGCACACGACGCGGCGCTGGCTCGTCGGCAGGCCGCCCTGGAGCGGAGGCGCCAGGAGCTGCTGGAGGACGCGGCCGAGCGCGGGCTGGACGAGGACGCCGAAGAGGTCCAGAAGGCATTGGCCGAGCTCGAACGGGACCCCTCGCTGCCGCCGCCCCCCATCCCGGTCGATGAAAAAGCGGCCGAGCAAGTCCAGAAGCAACGGGATCACCTGCTCTACCTGGCCAAATGGTATCGAGACTGGTATCAGGGCATCCAGGATTCATTCCGCAAACGCTACGGCCGAGATCTCGCCGGCGCGTTTCGCCGCCTGCAGGAGATGGGCGTGATCGACGTGCTCACCTCCATGGCCACCCACTGCTATACCCCCCTGCTGGAGCGGGACTCCAGCATATACGCCCAACTACACACCGGCGTGGAGACCACGCATCGCCACATGGGGCAGTTCTCGAAGGGGATCTGGCTGCCCGAATGCGGATACCGCCCGGCCTACATCAAAGAGGAGGGAGGGCGGAGTTATGTGAAGCCGGGGATCGAGGAGTTCCTGGCCGATTTTAACATCGGGTACTTCTTCACCGACACCCACGTCATCGAAGGCGGGGCAGTGGTCGGCAAGGCCGCGGGGGACGCCATCGGCCCCTATGGCGCGATCCCCAAGCGCAAGCTCGTCACGCGAGAATACGAGCGGCCGCGCGCCCGGGCCGGCACCACCTTTCGCCCCTACTACGTCCACGGCACGGACGTGGCGGTATTTGGAAGGGACGAACGCACCGGGCTCCAGGTGTGGTCAGCCTCCCACGGCTACCCGGGCGATTTCCTCTACCGCGAGTTCCATCGCAAGGACGACGTCTCCGGCATCCAATACTGGCGCATCACCGGGGCACGGGTCGATCTGGGACAGAAGGAGCTGTACGATCCATACCCGGCCTTTCAGCAGGTGAACCTCCACGCGGATCACTTCGTTAACTTGGTGCGAGACCGACTGGCGGAATACCACGATCGCACCGGCGAGTACGGCGTGATCGTGTCCGCCTACGACGCCGAGCTGTTTGGGCACTGGTGGTTTGAGGGCGTCGCCTGGCTGAAAGAGGTATTGCGCCGCCTCGCCCGTGACCCGCAGGTGGAACTGACCACGGCGCGGGCCTATCTGGAAGCCCATCCGCCGGAGGAGGTCCTGGAGATCCCGGAGAGCTCCTGGGGCAACGGCGGAGGGCACTGGACCTGGCTCAACCCGGACACGGAGTGGATGTGGCCGCTGATCCACGCGGCCGAGCGGATGATGGAAGAGATGGTGGCGCGCTATCCGGATGCCGAGGGAGAGATCGCGGAGGTGCTGAACCAGGCCGGTCGGGAGCTCCTGCTGCTGGAATCCAGCGACTGGCCGTTCCTGATCACCACGGGACAGGCGAGGGAGTACGCGATCAACCGCTTCCAGGGACACCTGGCGCGCTTCAACCACCTGATCAGCATGGCGCGGCGGGGATCCCTCACCGATGAGGACCGCCTGTTCCTGCGGCAAACCGAAGAGCTGGACAACCCCTTCTCTACGCTGGACTATCGGGTGTTCCGGGAGCGAGAACAGATCGATCGTACCCCGTAG
- a CDS encoding sugar ABC transporter permease — protein MSIVGPLRRIHRTEIRNFTKGIAFISPWLIGFLAWTVYPILASFYYSFTQYDVLNPPKWVGLRNYLELLLEDEKFRIVLGNTLYFVLLGVPIGVVVAFGLASLLNNEMRGRSFFRTIFFLPAIVPAVATAMVWLWIYNPRYGLINSILASLGQTAIPWLSSPAMAKPSLIIIHAWAQGSAIVIFLAALQDVPRSLYDAALVDGANAWQRFWNVTIPMCTPAILFVLITSLIGMFQYFTLGWLLTGGGPNLATEFYGIYLYRNAFQFFKMGYASALAWLLFLLVVVFTIIVFRSSARWVYYGGSME, from the coding sequence ATGTCCATCGTAGGCCCATTGCGGCGAATACACCGCACTGAGATCCGCAACTTCACGAAGGGGATCGCCTTCATCTCCCCCTGGCTGATTGGTTTCCTCGCGTGGACGGTTTACCCTATCCTGGCATCCTTCTACTACAGTTTCACCCAGTATGACGTGCTGAATCCACCGAAATGGGTCGGCCTGCGTAATTATCTGGAATTGCTCTTAGAGGATGAGAAATTTCGCATTGTATTGGGAAATACCCTGTACTTCGTCCTTCTGGGAGTTCCGATCGGCGTGGTCGTCGCTTTCGGGCTGGCCAGCCTCCTAAACAACGAGATGAGGGGGCGATCCTTCTTTCGCACGATCTTCTTCCTGCCCGCCATCGTGCCCGCCGTCGCCACCGCCATGGTCTGGCTGTGGATCTATAACCCCCGTTATGGATTGATCAACTCCATCCTGGCCAGCCTGGGACAGACGGCCATCCCCTGGCTTTCCTCGCCGGCGATGGCCAAACCTTCGCTCATCATCATTCATGCATGGGCACAGGGAAGCGCCATCGTGATCTTCCTGGCCGCGTTGCAGGATGTGCCCAGATCCCTTTATGATGCCGCCCTTGTGGATGGCGCTAACGCCTGGCAACGATTCTGGAATGTCACCATCCCTATGTGCACGCCGGCTATCCTGTTCGTGCTGATCACCAGCTTGATCGGCATGTTCCAATACTTCACCCTGGGATGGCTTCTCACAGGTGGCGGCCCCAATCTGGCCACAGAGTTTTATGGCATTTATCTCTACCGCAACGCTTTCCAATTCTTCAAGATGGGATACGCTTCCGCACTGGCCTGGCTGCTGTTCCTTCTCGTCGTCGTTTTTACCATTATCGTCTTCCGCAGCTCGGCTAGATGGGTGTATTACGGCGGAAGCATGGAATAA
- the mtaB gene encoding tRNA (N(6)-L-threonylcarbamoyladenosine(37)-C(2))-methylthiotransferase MtaB yields the protein MRVYLETLGCRLNYSEMERLARDLMARGHHVVASPEEADVCVLNTCAVTVTAEAKSRSLARAMARANPRARLAITGCYATLSPDAVERLPQVRLVVDNQGKDRLAELLEAWAREFPELPAEELTRPDRSPFASTRTRAFVKVQDGCHNRCTFCIVTIARGEERSRPVDLVVDEINRLVAEGYQEAVLTGVHLGSYGRDLGGDLATLVRAILQRTRLPRLRLSSLEPWDLTPEFFDLWAESDGRLCPHLHLPLQSGCDATLRRMARRYTAEAYARLVEAARDRIPDLMITTDIIVGFPGETDAEFQQSYRFVESMGFAHLHVFPYSPRPGTAAARMPDQVPDAVKRERSAIMRELDVRAGRAARRSQLGRVRPVLWEGEGRRAAEPGYRVWTGLTDHYLRVLTLVPSDVNLHNRITPVRLARLDGDALWGEVLA from the coding sequence ATGCGGGTGTATCTGGAGACGTTGGGGTGCCGGCTGAATTACAGCGAGATGGAGCGCTTGGCCCGGGATCTCATGGCGCGCGGCCACCACGTGGTCGCCTCTCCAGAGGAGGCGGATGTCTGCGTGCTGAATACCTGCGCGGTGACGGTGACCGCCGAGGCCAAGTCTCGCTCCCTGGCCCGTGCCATGGCGCGGGCCAACCCGCGCGCCCGGCTGGCCATTACCGGCTGTTATGCCACCCTCTCCCCGGATGCCGTGGAGCGTCTGCCCCAGGTGCGCCTGGTGGTGGATAACCAGGGGAAGGATCGGCTGGCCGAGCTCCTGGAGGCCTGGGCGCGGGAGTTCCCCGAGTTGCCGGCGGAGGAGCTGACCCGGCCGGATCGCTCGCCTTTCGCCAGCACCCGCACGCGCGCTTTCGTCAAGGTCCAGGACGGTTGCCACAATCGCTGTACATTCTGCATCGTCACCATCGCTCGTGGCGAGGAGCGCAGCCGCCCTGTGGATCTGGTGGTGGATGAGATCAATCGGCTGGTGGCGGAGGGATATCAGGAGGCTGTGCTCACCGGCGTCCACCTCGGCTCCTATGGCCGGGATCTGGGTGGCGATCTGGCCACGCTGGTGCGGGCGATCTTGCAACGGACCCGTCTGCCACGGCTGCGCCTTTCCTCTCTGGAGCCGTGGGACCTGACGCCGGAGTTCTTCGACCTGTGGGCCGAGAGTGATGGCCGCCTGTGTCCGCATTTGCATCTGCCTTTGCAGTCCGGGTGTGATGCCACGCTGCGCCGCATGGCCCGCCGGTACACGGCGGAGGCTTATGCCCGCCTGGTGGAGGCCGCGCGGGATCGCATCCCTGACCTCATGATCACCACGGATATCATCGTCGGGTTCCCGGGCGAGACGGACGCGGAGTTTCAACAGAGCTACCGCTTTGTCGAATCGATGGGGTTTGCCCATCTGCACGTGTTCCCATACTCCCCGCGGCCGGGGACGGCGGCGGCCCGGATGCCAGACCAGGTGCCCGACGCGGTGAAGCGGGAGCGGAGCGCGATCATGCGGGAGTTGGACGTTCGGGCCGGCCGGGCGGCCCGTCGATCGCAGTTGGGCCGGGTCCGCCCGGTCCTGTGGGAGGGAGAAGGGCGGAGGGCGGCCGAGCCCGGATATCGCGTGTGGACCGGGCTGACGGATCATTACCTGCGCGTCCTGACGTTGGTGCCCTCCGATGTGAACCTGCATAACCGGATCACCCCGGTGCGGCTGGCTCGATTGGATGGGGATGCTCTTTGGGGAGAGGTGCTCGCATGA
- the acnA gene encoding aconitate hydratase AcnA — translation MTKSQDVFGARSTIETGEGPVTIYRLSRLEETGLAPVSRLPFSIKVLLESVLRQCDGSLITAEDVQALAQWAPGHASDREIPYKPARVLLQDFTGVPAVVDLAALRSAMHRLGGDPQRINPLVPVDLVIDHSVQVDYFGARYALAYNAQREFERNRERYEFLRWGQQAFDNFRVVPPATGIVHQVNLEYLAKVVQTRSQDGETIAFPDTLVGTDSHTTMINGLGVLGWGVGGIEAEAAMLGQPIYMLVPEVVGFKLYGQLPEGATATDLVLTVTQMLRAKGVVGKFVEFFGPGLSRLSLPDRATIANMAPEYGATMGFFPVDQETLHFLASTGRDEELIDLVERYTKEQGLFRTDDMPDPEFTDVLELDMSTVEPSLAGPKRPQDRVPLREMKRTFLAALRETFGRAPSDASKDIQPVVEIRLGDETAQLHDGSAVIAAITSCTNTSNPSVMIGAGLLAKKAVERGLRVKPHVKTSLAPGSKVVSEYLRASGLLPYLEALRFHIVGFGCTTCIGNSGPLPEAVAQAIHEHDLVAAAVLSGNRNFEGRISPHVKANYLASPPLVIAYALAGRVDIDLIHEPLGYDPNGQPVYLKDLWPTQEEIQQAIRRSLRPEMFRQQYANVFGGNEMWNEIAISEGELYEWDPESTYIQEPPFFVDMPLEVPSLQSIRGARVLALLGDSITTDHISPAGSIAPESPAGRYLIERGVQPSDFNSYGSRRGNHEVMMRGTFANIRLRNLLAPGTEGGVTIHLPTGEQMSIYDAAMRYQEEGTPLLVLAGKEYGTGSSRDWAAKGTYLLGIKAVLAESFERIHRSNLVGMGVLPLQFREGESWRSLGLTGREIYDIEGIDDGLQPRQELTVRARGESGEKVFTVIARLDTPVEVEYYRNGGILHTVLRQMLTR, via the coding sequence ATGACGAAATCTCAGGATGTCTTCGGCGCTCGCTCGACGATCGAGACGGGAGAGGGCCCGGTAACCATCTATCGACTTTCCCGCCTGGAAGAGACAGGCCTCGCGCCCGTATCCCGCTTACCCTTCTCCATCAAAGTGCTCCTGGAATCCGTCCTGCGTCAATGCGATGGCTCGTTGATCACCGCGGAGGACGTGCAGGCTCTGGCGCAATGGGCCCCGGGCCACGCATCCGATCGGGAGATCCCCTACAAGCCCGCGCGTGTGCTTCTGCAAGACTTCACCGGCGTGCCCGCGGTGGTGGACCTGGCGGCGTTGCGCTCCGCGATGCACCGCCTGGGCGGCGATCCCCAGCGCATCAACCCCCTGGTCCCCGTCGACCTGGTCATCGACCACTCGGTCCAGGTGGACTATTTCGGCGCGCGCTATGCCCTGGCCTACAACGCCCAAAGGGAGTTCGAGCGGAACCGAGAGCGCTACGAGTTTCTGCGCTGGGGCCAGCAGGCCTTCGACAACTTTCGCGTCGTCCCCCCCGCCACCGGCATCGTCCACCAGGTCAACCTGGAATACCTGGCAAAGGTCGTGCAGACCCGCTCGCAGGACGGGGAGACCATTGCCTTCCCCGACACCCTGGTGGGCACCGACTCGCACACGACCATGATCAACGGCCTGGGTGTGCTCGGCTGGGGAGTGGGCGGCATCGAGGCGGAAGCGGCGATGCTGGGGCAGCCCATCTACATGCTCGTCCCCGAAGTCGTGGGCTTCAAGCTGTACGGGCAATTGCCCGAGGGCGCGACGGCGACCGACCTGGTGCTGACCGTGACCCAGATGCTGCGAGCGAAGGGCGTGGTGGGCAAGTTCGTGGAGTTCTTCGGACCCGGCCTGAGCCGGCTGAGCCTGCCCGACCGGGCAACCATCGCCAACATGGCCCCGGAGTATGGGGCGACGATGGGCTTCTTCCCGGTGGACCAGGAGACGCTGCACTTCCTGGCCAGCACAGGCCGAGACGAGGAGCTGATCGATCTGGTGGAGCGTTATACAAAGGAGCAGGGGCTCTTCCGAACGGACGACATGCCCGATCCCGAGTTCACCGACGTGCTGGAGCTGGACATGAGCACGGTCGAGCCCAGCCTGGCGGGCCCCAAGCGTCCCCAGGACCGCGTGCCCCTGCGAGAGATGAAGCGCACATTCCTCGCCGCCCTCCGGGAGACGTTCGGCCGGGCCCCATCCGACGCGTCGAAGGACATTCAGCCCGTCGTGGAGATCCGCCTGGGCGACGAGACGGCGCAACTCCACGACGGCTCGGCGGTGATCGCCGCCATCACGAGCTGCACGAATACCAGCAACCCCTCCGTCATGATCGGGGCCGGCCTGCTGGCGAAGAAGGCGGTGGAGCGCGGGCTGCGCGTGAAGCCGCACGTGAAGACGAGCCTGGCGCCGGGTTCCAAGGTGGTCAGCGAGTACCTGCGGGCATCCGGCCTGCTGCCCTACCTGGAGGCGCTGCGCTTCCACATCGTCGGGTTCGGCTGTACCACCTGCATCGGCAACAGCGGCCCCCTGCCGGAGGCCGTGGCTCAGGCCATCCACGAGCACGATCTGGTTGCGGCCGCCGTGCTGAGCGGCAACCGCAACTTTGAGGGGCGCATCAGCCCCCACGTGAAGGCCAACTACCTGGCCTCGCCGCCGCTGGTCATCGCCTACGCCCTGGCCGGTCGCGTGGACATCGACCTGATCCACGAGCCTTTGGGCTACGATCCCAACGGACAGCCTGTCTACCTGAAGGACCTCTGGCCCACCCAGGAGGAGATCCAGCAGGCGATTCGGCGGTCCCTCCGGCCGGAGATGTTCCGACAGCAGTACGCCAACGTCTTCGGCGGCAACGAGATGTGGAACGAGATCGCCATCTCCGAAGGGGAGCTATACGAATGGGATCCGGAGTCCACATATATCCAGGAGCCGCCATTCTTCGTGGACATGCCCCTGGAGGTGCCATCGCTGCAGAGCATTCGGGGCGCCCGGGTGCTGGCGCTGCTGGGCGACTCCATCACCACGGATCACATCTCGCCCGCGGGCAGCATCGCGCCGGAGAGCCCGGCCGGACGATACCTGATCGAGCGGGGCGTGCAACCGAGCGACTTCAACTCCTACGGCTCTCGACGGGGCAATCACGAGGTGATGATGCGCGGCACCTTCGCCAACATCCGGCTCCGGAACCTGCTGGCGCCCGGCACGGAGGGCGGGGTGACCATCCACCTGCCCACCGGCGAGCAGATGAGCATCTACGACGCGGCCATGCGCTACCAGGAGGAGGGCACACCTCTACTGGTCCTGGCGGGCAAGGAGTATGGCACGGGCAGCTCCCGGGACTGGGCGGCCAAGGGCACCTACCTGCTGGGAATCAAGGCCGTGCTGGCGGAGAGCTTCGAGCGCATCCACCGCAGCAATCTGGTCGGCATGGGGGTGCTCCCCCTTCAGTTCCGGGAGGGAGAGAGCTGGCGATCTCTGGGCCTGACCGGGCGTGAGATCTACGACATCGAGGGGATCGACGACGGGCTGCAGCCCCGCCAGGAGCTCACGGTGCGGGCCAGAGGGGAGAGCGGGGAAAAGGTGTTCACCGTCATCGCCCGGCTGGACACCCCCGTCGAGGTCGAATACTATCGCAATGGCGGCATCCTGCACACTGTGCTACGCCAGATGCTCACACGATAG
- a CDS encoding histidine triad nucleotide-binding protein, with protein sequence MKDDCIFCRIVRREAYGDIVYQDEEVTAFRDINPQAPVHILIVPNRHIPAVSALQPEDAALIGRLFLIARDLAEQEGIARGGYRLVLNNGPEAGQSVYHIHLHLLGGRRMRWPPG encoded by the coding sequence ATGAAGGACGATTGCATCTTCTGCCGCATCGTGCGTCGTGAGGCGTACGGCGACATCGTCTATCAGGACGAGGAAGTGACCGCCTTCCGGGATATCAACCCCCAGGCTCCGGTCCACATTCTGATCGTGCCCAATCGTCATATCCCTGCCGTCTCTGCCCTACAGCCGGAGGACGCCGCCCTGATCGGCCGGCTGTTCCTGATCGCTCGTGATCTGGCCGAGCAGGAGGGGATCGCCCGGGGAGGGTATCGGCTGGTGTTGAACAATGGGCCGGAGGCCGGGCAATCCGTGTATCACATCCATCTCCATCTGCTGGGCGGCCGTCGCATGCGTTGGCCTCCCGGATAA
- a CDS encoding extracellular solute-binding protein, whose translation MANERISRRSFLKVAGGTVGTLILAACAPAAPSEAPKPAEEKAPAAAPAEAIVIDWWHGWGGQVALETLQKVADAFNEQNTGFQVKRTQVASVSDKLLTAIAGGTPPDVETGNIAYSEFYSRGAMQPLEDYLNASSIDREDIFDSSWDYASWQGVIYGIPSVESFLRYALSFNVDLVKAKGLDPESPPQTFDEAYEWHKILTELDQAGNVAILGFDPMDAMGGSWGGGDPFYWGAAYNKKAFDEDTGTYHVNEDWFIEVLATIQKFYDLVGAEKIDGYRNSYGTWTESPTSSFPAGVEAMIINGYWQPGELAHAAPDKTFGYAWMLVPADRKGKKVQSTGGHNSQIPKGAKHPDEAFKFIEFLLTDKAMDIIYDGTGWIGARKSYLARVDTSRYPGLDFYIRSATEADEMHGMPVDPIEGFTGNQWWDAVSAVTHHSKTPQEAAADMQEALTKEYAKRFGGS comes from the coding sequence ATGGCGAATGAAAGGATCAGCCGACGGAGTTTCCTCAAAGTAGCCGGGGGCACAGTAGGAACGTTGATCCTGGCCGCGTGCGCTCCAGCAGCCCCGTCTGAAGCGCCGAAACCCGCTGAAGAAAAGGCACCCGCTGCGGCTCCGGCCGAGGCCATCGTCATAGATTGGTGGCATGGCTGGGGCGGCCAAGTAGCCCTGGAAACCCTGCAGAAGGTCGCCGACGCGTTTAACGAGCAGAACACGGGCTTCCAGGTCAAGCGCACCCAGGTCGCCAGTGTGAGCGACAAGCTGCTCACGGCCATCGCGGGCGGCACGCCACCAGACGTAGAGACGGGCAACATCGCCTACTCCGAGTTCTACTCCCGCGGGGCCATGCAGCCGCTGGAGGACTACCTGAACGCCTCGTCCATCGATCGGGAGGATATCTTTGACTCCTCCTGGGACTACGCGAGCTGGCAGGGTGTCATCTACGGGATCCCCTCCGTCGAGAGCTTCCTGCGGTACGCGCTCTCCTTCAACGTCGATCTGGTGAAGGCGAAAGGGCTAGACCCCGAGTCGCCGCCGCAGACCTTTGACGAAGCCTACGAGTGGCACAAGATCCTCACCGAGCTGGATCAGGCCGGGAACGTGGCTATCCTGGGCTTTGACCCGATGGACGCCATGGGTGGCTCATGGGGCGGTGGAGATCCGTTCTACTGGGGCGCGGCCTACAACAAGAAGGCCTTCGACGAGGACACCGGGACCTACCACGTGAACGAGGATTGGTTCATTGAGGTCCTCGCCACGATTCAGAAGTTCTATGATCTGGTGGGCGCCGAGAAGATCGATGGCTATCGCAACAGCTATGGTACATGGACCGAGAGCCCAACATCCAGCTTCCCGGCCGGTGTGGAGGCCATGATCATCAATGGGTATTGGCAGCCCGGCGAGCTGGCCCATGCCGCACCCGACAAGACCTTCGGCTATGCCTGGATGTTGGTGCCTGCCGACCGCAAGGGGAAGAAAGTGCAATCCACCGGCGGCCACAACTCTCAGATCCCCAAGGGGGCCAAGCACCCCGACGAGGCGTTCAAGTTCATCGAATTCCTGCTCACCGACAAAGCCATGGATATCATCTACGATGGGACGGGTTGGATCGGCGCCCGAAAGTCCTACCTGGCGCGAGTGGACACCTCGCGATATCCGGGTCTCGACTTCTACATCCGCTCCGCCACCGAGGCAGACGAGATGCACGGCATGCCCGTCGATCCCATCGAAGGGTTCACCGGCAACCAGTGGTGGGATGCCGTATCAGCCGTGACCCATCACAGCAAGACCCCACAGGAAGCCGCGGCTGATATGCAAGAAGCCCTCACGAAGGAATACGCCAAGCGCTTCGGCGGCAGCTGA
- a CDS encoding GatB/YqeY domain-containing protein, translating to MKLIDRLNEDLKEALRTKDEPRKLAIRAVKTAIRNAEVEKMASLDEGEVLAIIAKEAKMRREAIEEFKRGERPDLVAKEEAELAVLEAYLPRQLTEEEIEARAREVIDELKAAGQANMGNVMRRLMSELRGRADGRLVNQIVRRLLEQG from the coding sequence ATGAAGCTCATCGATCGCCTGAACGAGGATCTGAAGGAGGCCCTGCGTACCAAGGACGAGCCTCGTAAGCTGGCCATTCGCGCTGTGAAGACGGCGATCCGCAACGCGGAGGTGGAGAAGATGGCCTCGTTGGACGAGGGTGAGGTGCTGGCCATCATCGCGAAAGAGGCGAAGATGCGGCGGGAGGCCATCGAGGAGTTCAAGCGCGGGGAGCGGCCGGATCTGGTGGCCAAAGAGGAGGCCGAGCTGGCCGTGTTGGAGGCCTACCTCCCACGGCAGCTGACGGAGGAGGAGATCGAGGCTCGGGCGCGAGAGGTCATCGATGAGCTGAAGGCCGCGGGTCAGGCGAACATGGGGAATGTCATGCGTCGCCTGATGAGCGAGCTCAGAGGTCGGGCGGATGGCCGTCTGGTCAATCAGATCGTGCGCCGCCTGTTGGAGCAGGGATGA
- a CDS encoding carbohydrate ABC transporter permease — MSETTVKRTLYAPSIDEREAAQRRKRRRKLIRSIILYTTVSFLSLVFALPFLWMLSTSLKDDPQVYRVPPVWIPNPVRLRNYPEALTKQPFDLFFLNTLKYALPSAFGAVASSALAAYGFARLRWWGRDILFFICIATMMVPFQVVMIPLYIIFKDFGWLNSYKALVIPTFFGNAYYIFLLRQFFLTIPQEISDAARVDGAGELGIFLRIILPLSKPALAVVALFQFMGAWNDYLGPLIYLNREELYPVALGLQLFRSQFQEKLVWPYLMAASTVTILPVILIFFFAQRTFVEGITVTGLKG, encoded by the coding sequence ATGAGCGAAACCACGGTCAAGCGAACTCTATACGCACCCTCGATTGACGAGCGCGAAGCAGCTCAGCGACGCAAGCGCCGCCGCAAGTTGATTCGATCCATCATCCTCTACACGACCGTCTCCTTTTTGAGCTTGGTCTTCGCATTGCCCTTCCTGTGGATGCTTTCCACATCGCTCAAAGACGATCCACAAGTTTATCGCGTCCCTCCGGTTTGGATCCCAAATCCGGTTCGACTTCGAAACTACCCAGAGGCTCTAACGAAGCAGCCCTTTGACCTGTTCTTCCTGAACACGCTCAAATACGCGCTGCCCTCCGCGTTCGGGGCCGTCGCATCCTCCGCCCTGGCGGCTTACGGCTTCGCACGGCTGCGCTGGTGGGGACGTGACATCCTGTTCTTCATCTGCATCGCCACGATGATGGTCCCCTTCCAGGTCGTCATGATCCCTCTGTACATTATTTTCAAGGACTTCGGGTGGCTCAACAGCTACAAAGCGCTGGTGATCCCCACCTTCTTCGGCAACGCATACTACATCTTCCTGCTGCGTCAGTTCTTCCTGACCATTCCGCAGGAGATCTCCGACGCGGCCCGGGTCGACGGCGCAGGTGAGCTTGGGATCTTCCTGCGCATCATCCTTCCGCTTTCCAAGCCGGCCCTGGCCGTTGTAGCGCTCTTTCAGTTCATGGGCGCCTGGAACGACTACCTGGGCCCCTTGATCTACCTGAATCGCGAGGAACTGTACCCCGTAGCGCTCGGCCTACAGCTATTCCGCAGCCAGTTCCAAGAGAAGCTCGTCTGGCCCTATCTGATGGCCGCCAGCACGGTCACCATTCTGCCCGTGATCCTGATCTTCTTCTTCGCCCAGCGCACGTTTGTAGAGGGCATCACCGTGACCGGGTTGAAGGGATAA